A genome region from Euphorbia lathyris chromosome 4, ddEupLath1.1, whole genome shotgun sequence includes the following:
- the LOC136225841 gene encoding uncharacterized protein has protein sequence MADDQMKKMKMKMKILCLHGFRTSGSFLQKQISKWDSSIFAPFHLDFPNGIFPAGGKSEIEGIFPPPYFEWFQYNEEFTEYTNLEECINYLCNYITKEGPFDGLLGFSQGATLAALLIGYQTQGKILKEHPAMKLFISISGAKFRDPSICEIAYKDTIKVKSVHFIGAKDWLKLPSEDLATAFHDPLIIRHPQGHTVPRLDEEATRQLKSWVEEIDQFNNRIVDAKLDNGESKLDEKKVKESPNEVIQEQPGF, from the exons ATGGCTGATGAtcagatgaagaagatgaagatgaagatgaagattcTGTGTCTTCATGGATTTAGAACGAGTGGTTCTTTTCTTCAGAAGCAAATTAGCAAGTGGGATTCTTCTATTTTTGCTCCATTTCACCTC GATTTTCCCAATGGAATATTCCCAGCTGGAGGTAAATCTGAAATAGAGGGAATCTTTCCACCACCCTACTTTGAGTGGTTCCAGTACAATGAg GAATTCACAGAATACACAAATCTGGAAGAATGTATCAATTATTTGTGTAATTATATCACCAAAGAAGGACCTTTTGATGGTTTGCTTGGATTCTCTCAG GGTGCAACTCTTGCGGCTCTATTAATTGGCTACCAAACTCAA GGAAAAATATTGAAGGAACATCCAGCAATGAAATTATTTATATCAATATCAGGAGCAAAATTTAGAGATCCAAGCATATGTGAAATTGCATATAAGGACACCATTAAGGTCAAATCGGTGCATTTCATAGGAGCTAAGGACTGGTTGAAATTGCCCTCTGAAGATCTTGCCACTGCCTTTCATGACCCTCTAATTATAAGGCACCCTCAAGGCCATACTGTCCCAAGGCTTG ATGAGGAAGCAACTCGACAACTCAAATCTTGGGTGGAAGAAATTGACCAATTTAACAACAGAATTGTGGATGCTAAATTGGATAATGGAGAATCTAAATTGGATGAGAAGAAAGTCAAAGAAAGTCCTAATGAAGTCATTCAAGAGCAGCCTGGTTTCTAA